Part of the Actinomycetota bacterium genome is shown below.
AACGACCGGATCATGGCCACCTCGCTGCTCGCCCAGTGGTACCACACCAGCGAGGACGTCGAGTGGGGCAAGTCGTACGACCAGGTGCTGTCGGTCCTCCAGGACACTTTCGCCGGCCACCACAGCCTGGCCCTGCAGCACACCCTCTACGAGATGGGGTCGGCCGTGCTCGACGGCCTGCCGGAGATCGCCGAGGTCCGCTTCTCGGCCCCGAACAAGCACCATTTCGTCTACGACCTGGACCGCTTCGGGCTGGAGAACGACAACGAGGTCTTCCACGCCGACGACCGGCCCTACGGCCTCATCGAGGCGACCGTGCGGCGCGAAGACGCCCCCGACCCCGGCCAGGCCTTCGACCCCGGCCAGGGGTGGTGACAGCCCGGCTCAGGAGCCGACCTGGGCCTGTCGCTGCCCTAGCGCCTAGCGACCGCGGAAGGCGTCCTTGACCTTCTCGCCGGCCTGCTTGAGGTTGGCCTTGGTCTTGTCGGCCCGGCCCCCGGCCTCCAGGCGCTCGTCGCCGGTGACCCGCCCGGCCGCCTCCTTGAGCTGGCCCTTGACCTTCTGGGTCGCGTTCCGGGTCTTGTTCTGCGCCGCCCGCCTGCGCG
Proteins encoded:
- a CDS encoding CsbD family protein; this translates as MDADERARRRAAQNKTRNATQKVKGQLKEAAGRVTGDERLEAGGRADKTKANLKQAGEKVKDAFRGR